A part of Nostoc sp. HK-01 genomic DNA contains:
- a CDS encoding helicase RecD/TraA — MSTPSTSIEQVNATPHYETITGVVERLTFHSEESGYTVARLTRPRSSDLTTIVGSFANIQPGQTLQLTGFWREHPQYGPQFQVTNYKETKPATLTGIEKYLGSGLIKGVGPVTAKRIVAHYGLETLDIIENQIDRLIEVQGIAKKRIKLIKNAWETQKAIKEVMVFLQTHGVSTTYAVKIYKQYQDNAISTVTSNPYQLATDIYGIGFLTADKIARNLGVPTDSEFRYCAGIIHALSEAAEDGHCYLPQPELIEKVTKLLTTDDHQPTELAIADIIKDMGAREELIREYVRDSYGEKLLLCYKPSFFHTEQNLAQLISRKLRHPVTQDMPRVRAWLERFMESRNIQLSPQQQQAVEKAAYSPIMVLTGGPGVGKTFTTHTIVSLWKAMGKTIALAAPTGRAAQRLSEMTGLEAKTIHRLLEFDPKTMGFKRDNENPLSCDAVIADEASMLDLFLAHSLVKAVAQGKQLLLVGDIDQLPSVGPGKVLADLITSLQVPVVKLTQVFRQAQQSAIVTAAHQINQGDYPSLEPISDNPVSDCLWHGGGHQPEHGVQAICELISEFIPRLGFNPATDVQVLSPMSRGLVGTRNLNMVLQGLINPPSPEKTEIVRSGMTLRVGDRVIQQMNDYDREVFNGDLGTILNIDTEEQEVTVDYSGRPVVYDYADLNEITLAFAVSIHKSQGSEYPVVIMPLYMSHFMMLSRNLFYTGLTRARKLAIVVGSKKAISLAVRTTDDQQRYTRLWQRLLQPI, encoded by the coding sequence ATGTCCACACCTTCAACATCGATTGAACAAGTAAATGCCACCCCACATTACGAAACCATCACAGGGGTAGTTGAACGCCTGACCTTTCACTCCGAAGAGTCGGGGTATACAGTTGCACGTCTAACTCGACCCCGCAGTAGTGACCTGACCACAATCGTCGGCAGTTTCGCCAATATCCAACCAGGGCAAACACTTCAGCTAACCGGATTTTGGCGAGAACATCCGCAATATGGGCCACAATTCCAAGTCACCAATTACAAAGAAACTAAACCCGCAACCCTCACAGGAATTGAGAAATATTTAGGCAGTGGGCTGATCAAAGGAGTTGGCCCAGTCACAGCCAAACGTATAGTTGCACATTATGGTTTGGAAACACTCGACATCATCGAAAACCAGATTGACAGACTCATTGAAGTTCAGGGTATTGCCAAAAAGCGGATCAAGCTAATCAAGAATGCCTGGGAGACGCAGAAGGCGATCAAGGAAGTGATGGTATTTCTACAAACCCACGGCGTTTCAACAACTTATGCAGTCAAAATTTATAAACAATACCAAGATAATGCGATCTCCACAGTTACTTCTAACCCTTATCAACTAGCAACCGACATCTATGGAATAGGCTTTCTCACAGCCGACAAGATTGCGCGGAATTTGGGAGTACCAACAGATTCCGAATTTAGATATTGTGCTGGCATCATCCACGCCTTGAGTGAAGCAGCCGAAGATGGTCACTGTTATCTGCCACAGCCAGAACTAATCGAGAAAGTCACCAAACTGTTAACAACAGATGACCATCAGCCAACCGAATTGGCGATCGCTGACATTATCAAGGACATGGGTGCAAGGGAGGAGTTGATCAGGGAATATGTTAGAGATAGCTACGGGGAGAAATTATTACTCTGCTATAAGCCGAGCTTCTTCCACACCGAGCAGAATTTAGCCCAATTGATATCTCGAAAGTTACGCCACCCAGTGACACAGGATATGCCGCGTGTTCGTGCTTGGCTAGAGCGATTTATGGAAAGCCGCAACATCCAGTTATCGCCACAACAGCAGCAAGCGGTAGAGAAAGCAGCATATTCTCCCATAATGGTGTTGACTGGTGGGCCGGGAGTAGGCAAGACGTTCACGACCCACACTATCGTCAGCCTGTGGAAAGCGATGGGTAAAACAATAGCCTTGGCTGCACCAACGGGAAGGGCAGCACAACGGTTATCAGAAATGACGGGATTAGAAGCAAAAACCATACATCGTCTGCTAGAATTTGACCCGAAAACAATGGGTTTTAAACGGGATAACGAAAACCCCCTGTCTTGTGATGCCGTTATTGCTGATGAAGCTAGTATGTTAGACCTATTTTTGGCACATTCGTTGGTGAAAGCAGTGGCACAGGGGAAACAATTATTGTTAGTGGGTGATATCGACCAGCTACCCTCTGTTGGCCCTGGCAAAGTGCTGGCTGACTTAATCACTTCACTGCAAGTACCAGTGGTGAAGCTAACGCAAGTATTTCGCCAAGCCCAGCAGAGTGCGATTGTCACCGCCGCACACCAAATCAACCAGGGCGATTATCCTTCTTTAGAACCAATCTCAGATAATCCAGTATCAGATTGCCTATGGCATGGTGGAGGACATCAGCCAGAACATGGGGTACAAGCAATTTGTGAGTTGATTAGTGAGTTTATCCCCCGACTGGGGTTCAACCCTGCCACGGATGTGCAAGTGTTATCTCCAATGTCACGGGGGTTAGTGGGTACTCGGAATTTGAATATGGTGTTACAGGGGCTGATCAATCCACCTAGCCCGGAGAAAACAGAGATTGTCAGAAGTGGAATGACTCTGCGGGTGGGCGATCGCGTCATACAGCAAATGAATGATTACGACCGCGAAGTGTTTAACGGTGATTTGGGAACTATCCTGAATATTGATACGGAAGAACAAGAGGTGACGGTTGATTACAGTGGGCGGCCTGTGGTTTACGATTATGCCGATCTCAACGAAATTACGTTGGCATTTGCTGTGTCAATCCATAAAAGTCAGGGTAGCGAATATCCTGTGGTGATCATGCCTTTGTATATGTCACATTTTATGATGCTTTCACGTAACCTATTTTACACAGGTTTGACTCGTGCAAGGAAATTAGCCATTGTGGTTGGTTCAAAAAAAGCGATATCTTTGGCTGTGAGGACTACGGATGACCAGCAGCGTTACACGAGATTGTGGCAGAGGTTGTTGCAGCCGATTTAA